The sequence below is a genomic window from Gemmatimonadota bacterium.
TCGCCGATTATCATACGCTTGGCTACACCATTTTCCAAGACATCATACCCACATCCTTACTCACGGACCTGCGCCGCGTCACTGACAAAGCCAGGGAAATAGCGCGCGAAGTCACTGGTCCCCAGGCGCAGCGCCTCCAGCCCATAGCCAAATACGACCTCGACCAGCGCCCCTTCAAAAACTACGGCGCGTTGCCAGAACTCAACGACGCCATCCATCGCGTCCTCACTCCGCAGCACTACCACGCCGACCTCGACCGCACCGGCATCCTGCTCGAACCCGCCGAATACCCCTGGTGTACGGATTGGCACCGCGACTGGCGCGATCACATGCCCCGGGAAGTATTCGAATCCGAATTCCGCGAAGAATGGCAATGGCAATCATTCCACATCGACTACCAGAACCAGATCAATTGCGCTCTATACGAAGACCCCTCCACCTGGATCGTACCCGGCAGCCACTATCGCCAGCGCAACCTCCCCGGCGAAATCGCCGCCAAAAACGCCTATGACCGCGACAAATTCCGCAATCAGAGACCCGTATCCCACGAACAACAAGAACGCGACTGCCTCGACTACACGCGCAACATGCCCGGTGCTATTCAACTGCGCCTCAACGCGGGCGACTTCGCCCTCTACCGCTCCAGCGCCTGGCACCTCGGCAATTACGTACCCTACCGCAAACGCGCCACCATCCACGACTTCTGCGGCACACCTGAATATTCCCAACACATGAACGAACGCGTTGAAAGAAAAGAAACAGCCATCAAACATCTTGCCTCTGCCACCTGAATATTTTCGACATTATGGACACGGTACATAACAGTTGTCTTTGAATTTTACTCTTCTTAAATTTAGCAATAATTATACAACATACGTTCACTTACAGGAGCCACGTCATGCAACTCACACCCGAACAAATACGTGAATTTCACGACCGCGGTTACGTCAAAATACCCGGAGCCATATCAAAAGCCATGGTCGATACCGCGCGTCAGGCCGTCAACCACTCCATCGGCACCCTGGGGCCAAATGGCGAAGACATGTCCAAACATCGCGCAGCGCAATTCTGTCGCGACTTGAATGGCGCCCCGGTTATCATGAACCTCTTCAACGCCAGCCCGGTCATCTCCATCGCCGAATCGCTCATGGGAGAAGGCAACTTGCAAAAACCCATCAGAGGTGCGCAAGTCGCCCCGCGCTTCCCCACAGTAATCGGCGAAGTTCCACCCGAACCCCGCGGCCATCTCGACGGCATGGGCACCGGCACAAACGGCATGCCAAAAGGCGTGTACCGCCGCGGATTCACCGCCTTCGCCGTCATCTACCTGGCCGACGTACCCGAACCCTACAGCGGTAACTTCACCGTCTGGCCAGGCTCTCATCGCTTCTTCGAAAACTACCTCAAACGCGAGGGCCTCGAAACACTCTCCAACGGCACCCCCCGCGTTGACCTGCCCGAAGGACCGGACATGGTCACCGGCAACGCCGGCGACCTCATCATCGCACACCATCAGATGATCCACACCGGTGGCCCCAATGCCTCACCTAACATACGCTACGCCGCTATCGCGCGCCTGCGCCACATCGACTGTGACAAAAACGGCAACGAAGGCTTCCAGGACATCTGGCGCGAATTTCCCTGCGTGCGCGAAGCAGTAGCGGCGTAAACCATCTCACTGGGGGAAATAACACCATGTTAAACCAGGCACAAAAACGCCAATTCGCCGAAGAGGGCTACCTCAAAATCCCGGGGGCTGTCCCCAAAAACATGATCGAAACGTCACTCCGCGCCGTCAACCATTCCATCGGCAACGTGGGCATTGGCGGCGAAGACCTCTCCAGACACCGATCGGGATTCTTTTGCGCCGAACTCCTCGACGCGCCCTTCATCCTCGACATGTACAACAAAACCCCGGTCATGCAAATCGCCGAATCTCTCATGGGCAAAGGCAATGTCCTCCCCGTTGAACGCGCCAAAACCTATCCGCGTTTTCCCCTCCCCCTCGGACAAGAACCATCGCCACCGCGCGGACATATCGACGGCATTGGCAGCGGCACCAACGGCACGGCCAAAGGCGATTACAAACGCTCATTCACCGCCTTCGCCGTCGTCTATCTCGTCGATGTACCCGAACCCTACAGCGGCAACTTCACCGTCTGGCCCCAATCCCATCGCTTCTTTGCCTCCTACTTCACAGAACACGGCCACGAAGTACTCGCCAACGGCATGCCCCGGCCCAACCTGCCCAAAGACCCCATAATGATCACCGGCAACGCTGGCGACCTCATCATCGCGCATCATCAGGTCGTTCACGGAGCCTGTCTCAACGCATCACCCAACGTGCGCCTCGCCACCATCACCCGCCTCAAGCACAAAGACACCGACGAAATCGGCAAAGAC
It includes:
- a CDS encoding phytanoyl-CoA dioxygenase family protein; its protein translation is MQLTPEQIREFHDRGYVKIPGAISKAMVDTARQAVNHSIGTLGPNGEDMSKHRAAQFCRDLNGAPVIMNLFNASPVISIAESLMGEGNLQKPIRGAQVAPRFPTVIGEVPPEPRGHLDGMGTGTNGMPKGVYRRGFTAFAVIYLADVPEPYSGNFTVWPGSHRFFENYLKREGLETLSNGTPRVDLPEGPDMVTGNAGDLIIAHHQMIHTGGPNASPNIRYAAIARLRHIDCDKNGNEGFQDIWREFPCVREAVAA